The Arachis ipaensis cultivar K30076 chromosome B07, Araip1.1, whole genome shotgun sequence genomic interval AccctaattttgaaaaaatttcactaatttaaatcaaaacttttgtgttaaatttttttgaagttgtaattgggacacagtttaaaaagctaagaacacacaacctgtgagacttgagcctaattacatggttacactatttaaccataatattttattcttgtgtgttttctttcctatgattgtaatctttattttgttccatcctatatgtccaatgtttaatgtgttatatgcatgcatatgattgaggccatcaattgtttagctcacttattccAAATAAGCCTACTCTTTAAATTACCTttattagccactttgagccttttaaatcccatttgttctatattttaccacattactagccttaagtggaaaaataattaaatatcccaattaaatctttggttagcttaagatagaaattttgtgttaattgagtatgggaagattgtgggaacatgggttaaggagggaatgtgtcatgataaaataatgggaatttgggtacctactcgtgtgaaactagaaaaattgaaaaattcatgtgcattgataagctatgtttatttttctagttaaaaaaaatattcattacataaataaataaataaggggacaaaattaccccaactctaagttaagttaagttcaaggatcaatgcatatgtgataaaaaattaaaagaaagttgatgcatgagtatgtaatgtaaaagtgggaaattatgggtagctaggcatgaattagaattaaatagagtatgtgtatgttaggtgaaaacttaggttagtcaaagattcatattttagctcactaagccatatatataccctcaccctaaCCTTAGCCCCACTACAAccttggaaaagacctcatgatgttgcattagtacattaattattgttgattggttaggtgaagaataaagtttagaaagcatgattagagaagagtagagtgattaccctatacaatTGAGAGGCTAGAGTgtatatacaccatcagtgagggttcaatgcttaatttctatgttccctgctttcatgagctatcttcttacaattttacctgtttttactatataatttgaattactggaatttgatttatgtttgtcttaaagaacttatttacttttaactaagtagacaaaaatcatatagttacattcatatatataggttgcattgcattgcatgagtcttacatttccctactcatttattttatctccttaagctaagcatgaggacatgctaatgtttaagtgtggggaggttgataaaccattattttatgatttatattgtgtttaattgagtggttttatcaagtctttacctacttattcatatggattgcatgattttataattccttcctagtattgtttatggttgaaaactttcttcctagagacctttaatttgtagattttaattctcctttataccattcgatgctgtgatccatatgttaagtgtttcaggcttcatagggagggaatggcttagagaatggagaggaagcttgcaaaaatgggaggaacacaagaaactaaggagatgactagcgaacactgacgcgagcgcatggctcacgcgagcacgcgaaatgaagaaatcgcagcgacgcgaatgcgtgcctgacgcaaacgcgtggagtagagtctgcacgaatgacacgaacgcgtaaacgacgcgaacgcgtgacaagaaaaatcgctgaatgacgcgatcgcgtgaacgacgcgtacgcgggacctgcgcgatctgcaaaattaacagaaaatgctaagggtgattttgggccgcgttttaacccatttttcggcccagaaacgcagattagagccaggaaacatgcagagacaaatgacgacattcattccgcataatttttagtttttaaatctGATTTTCACTCTTCCCCTAGGTTTTTTTTCTAGATACTCATAATTGAGGATTTGAAAATTTTGGCTTCGGTTATTGAGAAGAGTCTACCTCCGGACttggtcattctagtttgtttacttactttttacttactctttcatatccttaatctgTCCAGAGTTAACATTGAATTACTTTTAGAGTTCATTAATGCaagactatttttattttaattgatctctttgattattgtttatcatgtctctttttatttcccctttttattttgtaaagtcTACATTTATGATAACGGAGTAGTTTtccaacttgattgggagttgattaaaaggagaaccttgagttggaatactcaagaagTTCAATTATAATTGGTTCGTTGTTGGTTGGCTTGttagtcactaactctaatccttcccaagggagaggattagaattTGTGAGTAGAAGTTGACTTTTAACTTGACTTTCCCTCATTcgttgagggttaactaagtggaaacaAATACTAATTATTGATTGATCTTgaaaaaattccaacaaggatagaacttctgattaatcttctcccagtcaagatttttatttaaattacataaattctctgatttaatttcctgtttatcaaactcaaaccattttggaaaacctctgattaataaaatagcacatctttctgcaactcgttgggagacgacctgggactcatactcccagtattttatttctaaaatttgtgacaactcttttctaaattgacaagtggatttttgctggttaagagttGTACTTGCAACgccatttttcttaataattcttaATCTGCAAATTTTTGCCGCGtcaaccacttgagtcgccttgagaacattaaggatgattccactcctataaatgataatttcccatttgatgaNNNNNNNNNNNNNNNNNNNNNNNNNNNNNNNNNTTGGTAcattaattattgttgattggttaggtgaagaataaagtttagaaagcatgattagagaaaagtagagtgattaccctatacacttgagaggcTAGAGtacatatacaccatcagtgagggttcaatgcttaatttctatgttccctgctttcatgagctatcttcttacaattttacctgtttttactatataatttgaattactggaatttgatttatgtttgtcttaaagaacttatttacttttaactaagtagacaaaaatcatatagttacattcatatatataggttgcattgcattgcatgagtcttacatttccctactcatttattttatctccttaagctaagcatgaggacatgctaatgtttaagtgtggggaggttgataaaccattattttatgatttatattgtgtttaattgagtggttttatcaagtctttacctacttattcatatggattgcatgattttataattccttcctagtattgtttatggttgaaaactttcttcctagagacctttaatttgtagattttaattctcctttataccattcgatgctgtgatccatatgttaagtgtttcaggcttcatagggagggaatggcttagagaatggagaggaagcttgcaaaaatgggaggaacacaagaaactaaggagatgactagcgaacactgacgcgagcgcatggctcacgcgagcacgcgaaatgaagaaatcgcagcgacgcgaatgcgtgcctgacgcaaacgcgtggagtagagtctgcacgaatgacacgaacgcgtaaacgacgcgaacgcgtgacaagaaaaatcgctgaatgacgcgatcgcgtgaacgacgcgtacgcgtgacctgcgcgatctgcagaaattgcagaataCGCTGGAGACAATTTCGGGCCgtgttttaacccagtttttggcccagaaacacagactaaagctaaAGAACATACAGAGACTCAAACACGCATCCACACGCATtcagatacattgatattaggattacttttagttttagatcagAATCTAGATTAcctttacattgatagtttatgcttttgcttggatttcggatattgaagagtcattacctctgtgaagacatcactttagtttgtttccatattcctttactcttattagttgctcattgaccctattcaaataagtatgttgcatttaggatttattaatatatagagttacttttatttttaattaattttaaatctctattttattttatttaattatgtcttatatttttatgagtattaattccatgtcaatggagtagattttctacttgacatgggggttgattaagaggagacacttgagttggaatgctcaagtgcttagttaaattggacgttgttggctaattctgtacctactaacgctagaccttcccaagggagaagactaggatttgcgggtaagagttagctcaatcacttgactttcctttatttagtaagggttaactaagtgaaaacaacaacctctttacactacacttgagaagattccaacaaggatagaacttctaattaatcgTTCCCCCAATCAAggccttttaatattaataattattttattttaattactcattatccaactCAAACCTTCTGGAAaatttctgattaataaattagcacgctttcctgcaactcgttgggagacgacctgagactcatactctcagtatttttatttctaaaatttgtgacaacttttctaaattgacgaggcggatcttagctggttaagaactatactcacaacgtattCCATgttttgatttcttaattagccaaCTTCTGCCTGCCGTTCacttatgcatgcatgaaacatttaattaataatgccaagGAATGAACGCTAAAGATAAGCAAATGgcattactaattaaattaggaaaatgaaagcatgcatgcatttaaattAATAATGCCAATTAAGAATGAATCTACGTAATTGGCATTAGGAATTAATAAGGCTTGCATGCATGAATCATTTAATTAATGCCAAGGCCAAGTGAAAAGGAATGAATGCATTGGCATTATTAAAGCCAATTGGCATCAGCGCTGCGTTCAAACATAAAGAGAGCGCTACAAAGCCAAGGAGCAAGCGTTTATTAACCAAGCAAGGGCGCTACGTTGAATGTCCCAACTTACCGCTACAAGGAAGCTCAAAAACAAGGCACCAGCGCTTAAACCAAAGGAGCGCTACATTAAAATATTTCAATGTTTTCGTGGCCTCAACAAAGAAAAACAAGGCGCGGCACTCCCAAAGTGAAACAGCCAAGGTTCAAAAAGGGAACCTCACACCAAGGGAGCGCTATGTTGCAACTTCCAACTGAGCACTATGGGCAAAAGGAAATTGGCACAAGGAGGATCAGCCAAGGCTCGAAGGGAGGCACACAAGGAGCATGTAGCACTACGTTGATAATCCTCACTGAGCGCTCCGCTGGAGCCTCAATAAACACACCCTGACCCACCTGATCCAAATTCATCCAAGGCCAAATCCAAATCAATCACTCTTCTTCAAGCCCAAAGCAAGCAAAACTCATGGACATCACTCAACGGAACAAGacacagagaagctagattaggaattttattttataatttgttttgaatttcaattttatttttatttttgaaaaagcctataaaaaggcatctgttCTATTTTAGAAggaaggctggctctgctagagagcattaggagtagggtagaatagaaattcctctttgaaacactttcaattttctgcacttttacatttcaagtaTTGAATTCAAATTGGCTTATGCAAGTTTCAAATTCCTTCTCTGCTACAAATCTCCCTTTCTGCAATTTTACAATTCAATTTACATGAGCTTGATTTTAATCTTCTATTCTCATTACTTTCTGTTCTCATTGctctcaatttactttcctgcaatttaattcCTCTGCAATTGTTCCATGATCTACTGCTTCATTTAATTTCTAGCACCCAGCCCCCCTGTACATtttgctgcaatttacttttcttgctctctaAACTTTTGTCCAATCTACATTCTGCTGATTTACACTTgatgaaatttacatttcttgttctttaagcttcatctaatttacattctgctctttacttttattgcaatttacttaCTGCATCTTTAAATTCCTAGCAATTTCCTTTCTATTGGTTACATTTCACTTAATTCACCAATGTTatcttgactaaactaatcacccactaaagttgcttgatccatcaatctctgtgggatcgacctcactctaagtgagttttactacttgatgcgacccggtacacttgtcggtgagttttggtgtggaaaTTGTCTTTCCACCCATCATAGAGAGAGCTCACATCGCCATCACTGCTGCCGTCGCCATTGCAGTTTATCGCCTCTCCAGATTTGGTTGCAACGCCCAAGCCTTTGAGGATGTTCCGTTACGACCTCCTCGACGAGATGCAGAACAAGCTCGATTACATCCTCTCTCTCACCGTCGAGAACTTCCTTGAACGTCGCCTCCATATTCTCGTCTTCAAGTCTGGTATAGCGAAGTCCATCCACCAACCTAATTTTCTCACTCATGTTTCGTTGTTTTTTTGTGCTTCCTGTAAAGTTTAGAATCTAACTTTCTAAACATTCAAGTAGTTCAAAATTAAAGCCGCAGAGGAGGTTGATTGAGCTGGAGGCTTTGGAGAAAGTCATACATGAAAGAATAGGTTTGCTACTTGCTTTGGACATCTAAATTGAAGCAATGTAGTTGTACTAAAGATACATGAAAGAATAGGTTTGTTGTCTGTCATATAGCTCAAAATCTTACATATGTCAATTTCTAAGGTAATTGTCTTGCAAATAAGTATCTGTATAAATTTGCTGCTACTGACTATGTAACCCTGTTGCATTCTACAGATGCTCCCGGAGCACCTAGGCAGTGGTGGTTTGGCGGGGGGATTGACTTGACTCCTTACATTTTCGAGGAGGATGTTAAACACTTTCATTCGGTATATTCTCAATGCAAAAAATTATTAGTTCATGACATTTTTGTGATTTAGATTTAGAGAAGTTGCAACACACCTACAATGAGCTGGTAGAATATAAGCTTATTTTGGAGAAGGTAAGGTTTGCTAAGTACAACAATAATAGATACAAATCGTCATCACCAAATTCGATATGTGCTTCTATTTTTGAATTATATGCATATTGTAAGTATAGATGGAAACATTATGCTTAGGCTCTTTCTTATCCTAGGTTGAATAAGGCTACTGATGGCAAAAGCAGGTCTGTATTTTTGTTTATCATTTCAGGTTGGTAAATTTTTCTCTTCAGCACAAAACAATGCTGTAGCTCAACAGAGGGAGCATGATGTCCAAACAACTGTTAAAGGGTCGATTGACAGCCCATTATTACTAGAACAAGTATCCTATATACCTTTACATATTCAGATTATTACTTTCGTGCTCTGTTCTAATTCTCTTGCTGGTGACACTTGGAAAATTATGTTTTGTAGGAGACAACAGTGTTTTTGGCTAAGCAGGTTAAGCTGGGTTTTACCAGTGGTCTTGTTCCGAGAGAAAGAATATTGTTTCAAGAAAGACCACATTTGTGAAGAGACATCTTACTGGTGAATTCGAGAAGAAATATGAACGTGAGCTAGCTAGTTTCTCATTTCTTATTTAATACAATGATTTAATTTAAGAATATATGTAATACTTAAcgtaatattaaatatttttttttgaacagCAACCATTGGTGTGGAGGTCCACCTATTGGATTTTTTCACAAACTGCGGGAAGATTCGTTTATATTGCTGGGATACTGCTGGCCAAGAGAAGTTTGGTGGTTTAAGAGATGGATATTAGTAAGTTCTTTCTATCGACTTCTCTATATGTGAAATTTAATAAACATCCCCTGGAGTCTGAATAGTGTTAAAATTGTTTTTTTGTAAGGTTGTGAAATTCTATGTTGCTTTTTAATGCTTAGAAGTAAATTTAAAGATGTAGGTTATATCCATTTACTTGTGCAAGGATACTTTCACAGTTTGTTGTCTATGCTTTTGAATTACATTTTCTATGGTGACTTGATATGGTCATGTTGTGGTACTTAGATTTGAACTATTAGTTAATTTTACAATCTCTTTTTTCTTCATCATAATTGATAAATTAGAATTTGTTAATTTCTTGGTCATTCTTTATTCTTCTATCTTCAGTTTAGCTGTTATGCATGCCAATTATTTTATGTACACATTTAAATGAATATTTTATTCTGTGTTGGAATTTAGCTTTTAGGAATGGTATTGAAATGTTAATATTTTTTTCCTACCAGAATATTTGTATAGCCTTTGTTTTCTCCCTTCCATTCTACTTGTACAGATTTCTCTTTGTTTAGGTATGGGTTTTGTTCCCTTTGTGTATTGTGTTTAACATAGTGTGTTATGTTTTAGTATCCATGGGCAATGTGCGATCATAATGTTTGATGTCACTGCTCGATTGACTTATAAAAATGTCCCTACTTGGCACCGTGATCTTTGCCGATATTTAAATGAACTTTGTTAAACCCTTTATTTGCTttgtttcttgtcatttaatgCCTAGTCAGAGTACCTTACTTAGTGCTTTCTTTGCTCATCTGATTTTTTATATTCCAAAATATGCTGTGTTGAATATGGTTTGCTGGACTTGACAATTAGTGGGTCTATACGATTCCTTTCTAGTTAGAGAACTAACATTACATGTAAGCTTGCCATTATGGAGATCATATCTCTGTAGGATTTTATATGTTTCTAGGTTCCATGGTTGCTAAAATTTACTAATATTAATGTTCCAACTGATTTGTTTGTTGCAGGATTATATTGAAGAAAGTGATAATTTAATCTCTCTCCATAATCAAATTCGTGATGTCACATATGAAAACTCTTCTAAGTGGATTTCAGGTGTGTTGCTTGACTCTTtgagaattttaaaaattgtgtTTATTTTGGATACATGTGACAGAATCTATTTTGAGTACTGCAATTGGTAAACAGTTTATTTCACCCATAAGGCAGTTGCATTAATCTGGAGGTGTCATCTATGTTATCTTgcttatattaatttttattacatTAATTGATTGCACTATATAATTGTGATGATTATCTACAAAAGTCTTTGAGCATATAATggcaaaaaaattattgaaatatgAGATGGAACCATAGTTCAACAAATCGGCTAAGTGCCTGTAATAATATGGAGAACTTATTCAACTGTTTGAAGTACATGCTCTGTGGATATTGAATATTAAATAATGAAATACTTTGTGCTCTTTAATCAGGCTGAGATTGGTTCcatgatcttttaattttattataacaTAAGATATCTCATCTTTGCTATCTTATCTTGTAATCTATAAATTGAATagcttctatttactgcttttaaATAGGAACAAATATTTGATGCTAGAAGATCAGCTGGTGATAGCAACGGACATCCGAGGACAAATATTTGAGATTTTTATGTAATAGATGATATTGAAATATTAaagttgttttattttactttttaaagaaaaatagtaaTAGTTATGTAGAACAATATCATATGCAATTATGTTTGAAACATTgagatttttttatatatagaattatgtcttatattgaggaattatgttaaaaaatatttaacttttaaattttgatattaaaaaataattttttaatttaaaagtatgtaaatgagatgagattaatgaatgttttgaaattaagaaaaaaatacagGCACAAACCCTGTATAAACTAAAACCTTGTAGTGAATGAAAAATAACTATTACAAGAGATTTATCATTAGAATAATATAATGCATCCAAGTGGTCCTTAACATGTTCCACACCTTACAAAAGATAAGTGGATCCAACTTGCACTAGTCACAAAATAAATGCTCCACCTAAAATGTACCATGAAAAGTGGTTCACCCACAAAGCAACATAAATATAAAAAGTGATCTTTTCAATACCAAAATATTTCTACAGTAGAATAAAATACACAAAAAACCTACATAAATCCACAATATATAAACCTACATAACCCTAAATGCTTCAATCATCTGTGAGGTCTACCTGTTTAGCAGATTTGGTTGTTGCCTTTCTTGTCCCAATCTTCAGTCTTTTACTTCTCCCCCCCCAAAAGTCTTAGTCTTAGGCAAAAGTTGTGTTACTAGTGTAATTGGTGGAGTTGATTGAGTGAGTGGTCCAATGGAGGGAGTTGGTTGAGTTGCTAGTGGATGAGGGGGAGCTTGAGAAGTTGCTGGTTGTGCAAGAAGGATATTTGGTGTAGTTGGAGGAGCAGTGTTAGTTTCAATTAGGTTAGATGGAGGAGGATTTACAGTAGCTCTAGTAGTAGGTGCACCAGATCCAGCAGCAGGTGAGTCATTTGTAGTACCAGATCCAGCCGCAGGTGAGCCATTCGTATCACCAGATCCAGTAGCGGTAGTAGTTGGTTCAAGAGCTAATGCAATatcaaccaaaataaaaaaaaaacattttagaAAACAACAGTTGCAATCATCTATTataaaacaacaaaaattaaaagtaCCTATGATAATAGTTGCTCTTCCTCTGCCTTCCTCTACCTAGTCCCATACCCCTTCCTCTGTCTCTCCCCCTTGCAGCAGCTCCAGTAGCAGGTGCACCAGATCTAGCACTAGGTGATTCATTTGTAGTACCAAATCCAATAGCAGGTGAGCCAATTATAACACCAGATTCAGCAGCAGCAGTAGTTGGTTCAGAAGCTGATGCAatatcaaccaaaaccaaacaacATTTCACAAAACAATAATTGCAATCATCtattatgaaaaaacaaaaattaaaagtgcTTGTGACAATAGGATTTGGGCAgtgtgatgcacggaaacttatcTCTCAATATATTTCCCTCgccaagtataccgaattatcgtcaagtaaaaactcactatagagtgaggtcgaatcccacaggaattgattggtcaagcaactttaatcagaggaatgttctagttgagctaagcaaaaattgagttgagatttacagaaaagtaaatggctggaaagtaaatagcagaaaatgtaattgctggaAGTAAATGGTAGAATGTAAATAaccgaaagtaaattgcagaatcttaaataggagtttggggaaatgaacataaaagtaaatggcagaaagtaaagagaatgggtaagatcaaaaatgggggattcattgggctcaggagatgttgtattctccggatcaagttcattctcatctcttcctctcttgatcaatagccaattccttggtctaattgctcatgagaagagatgaagtatggtcactgattataccacatgtattcccaaatcaaagtattggtaggattatatgtcactatatccatccaaaccccaatttggtccaacatgagaaagcatttctagcatgatctcttcattcctcttccaaggttccgaagagatccaagtatgaatagcttcttttccaagataactacccattTGTGAAAGctttgaaagctttctagtaaaatcaagagaaaagaaagaagaagaataatgaaaactattattgatccatcaaattacaacaaagctccctaacccaatgaaaaggggtttagttgttcatagctccagaaatggaagaagataaagaagaatgcattGTCAAATTAACtaggaattacagagaaagtaaagtATACATAGTGTAGTTCTCCAAATGCCAAAAAGCTCccctactagttcaaaactactcctatatatactactcttctgatcttctagttggctcttcaagtgttggatatgggcctttgatcttgagttgaagcagttatagtcttcagtgggcttatcttttgcttgcagaaaaagtgtgagttaggcatggacgttagttaggacgttagtggtgttaacgttaagtgaaaatgtgggttcgagaacgttagtgacgatcaactttttcactaacattccaagccaaaaatgatccacgttaacttcaacgttagtgtggcactaacgtgaccactaacgttgcctcttggtccttcgcaaatgttattagcattcaccttttccaataacgttgcttattgcctcttttccccacgttagagttcacgttagtataactaacgtgacccttaacgtgggcatgcctaagctttgagagcgttagtgacacttacctttgtcactaacgctctaaacgcccctccttcccacgttagagttcacgttaattagattaacgtggccactaacgtggtggtaattgccatctccaacgttagtgacaaaggtgagtgtcactaacgttggcctattactccttgctccacgttacccttcacgttagtggtcttaacgtgaccactaacgtgggcaatctTGGCctattccaacgttagtgacaaaggtgagtgtcactaacgttggcgatctcctctaatctccacgttagagttcacgttaattagattaacttggctcttaacgtggcttatgTATGGCCTTTTAGAAtgttagtggtgttcacttttaccactaacgttggagctcctcttttctttccacgttagctcccacgttaatgtaactaacgtggcaactaacgtgggttatgatggcttcgaaggcgttattggcgatcacttttctcattaacgttacaagcttatgcccattccacgttagtggtcacgttaattagactaacgtggctactaacgtggctcttctttgcttcctttgtcctgaaatcaagcaaataaagtgcatcaaagctctattccaagtcatgagatcatgcattatccaatttgtcattcaattcatgcataattctcatgaaatcatgtaaagttcacaatgtttcttgaatcaagatgtaagtgtatttctacccaaaacttgcttatttactaagaaaatgcatgaaactaccctaaaacagtaaagaaaaggtcagtgaagcAGACCAAAATGCActagcatcacaacaccaaacttaaagcttgcttgtccctaagcaagtactgaaacatcagaatgatgaatgaaagaacaagagaaataagt includes:
- the LOC107607259 gene encoding ras-related protein Rab-3-like, translating into MAEDAVVVATAARRARVKLRVTSATMRCMLRDWAVATRMTLVEVDADWEDNVMLVRKRSGEIYRREPNDEEQWRQRGPNDKQQWQRNFLSIAGFYQWSCSERKNIVSRKTTFVKRHLTGEFEKKYEPTIGVEVHLLDFFTNCGKIRLYCWDTAGQEKFGGLRDGYYIHGQCAIIMFDVTARLTYKNVPTWHRDLCRYLNELC